Proteins encoded by one window of Nitrospinota bacterium:
- a CDS encoding SGNH/GDSL hydrolase family protein has product MADGNGDRLKKFLTNASLAVASIILVLAVTEGALRSARIYKDISKGRKVCRLSSNPRIGFEFIPGFTWKWLHVNSYGFRGPDFGQIKPENVFRIVVLGDSIAVAPYLPEEHLFANVLARKLNGNAPKTVRYEVLNAAVGGYDTWQELEVYKEKVRALKPDLVILGICQNDFVKNGNLSTDWAGIVRGDLDVDESGEKLAADIMIYRKIKQAIRTLNLANASKEDAGRYLAQLAPTLSKLWNEGGKPLAELSLALKNDGVKSLFVIFPYKFQMTESGRRSSDERFMEFCEQANQPCLDLFDVYRSNSDDLYIKNDHIHPSVKGHEITAEAIYRRIKDAGFIE; this is encoded by the coding sequence TTGGCTGATGGCAATGGCGACCGCTTAAAAAAATTCCTGACGAACGCTTCGTTGGCCGTGGCGAGTATCATCCTGGTCCTTGCCGTCACAGAAGGCGCCCTGCGGAGCGCCAGGATATATAAGGATATCAGCAAGGGGCGCAAAGTGTGCCGCTTGAGCTCAAATCCCCGGATAGGCTTCGAATTTATTCCCGGATTCACATGGAAATGGTTGCACGTGAACTCCTACGGATTCCGCGGGCCTGACTTCGGCCAGATCAAGCCTGAAAATGTTTTCCGCATCGTCGTCCTTGGCGATTCCATCGCCGTGGCGCCTTACCTGCCGGAAGAACACCTTTTCGCGAATGTCCTCGCACGAAAACTCAATGGAAATGCGCCAAAGACCGTCCGATATGAAGTCCTCAACGCCGCCGTGGGCGGTTATGACACATGGCAGGAACTTGAAGTCTACAAGGAAAAAGTCCGCGCTCTCAAGCCCGACCTTGTGATACTCGGAATCTGCCAGAATGATTTTGTGAAAAACGGGAACCTGTCCACAGACTGGGCCGGTATCGTGCGAGGCGACCTGGACGTGGACGAGAGCGGCGAAAAGCTCGCCGCCGATATCATGATCTACAGAAAAATCAAGCAGGCCATAAGGACGCTGAACCTGGCGAATGCAAGCAAAGAAGATGCGGGGAGATACCTTGCGCAATTGGCCCCGACATTGTCGAAGTTGTGGAACGAGGGGGGCAAGCCGCTTGCCGAACTGTCCCTTGCGCTTAAAAACGACGGCGTCAAATCGCTTTTCGTAATATTCCCCTACAAGTTCCAGATGACGGAAAGCGGCCGCAGGTCATCGGATGAGCGATTCATGGAATTCTGCGAGCAGGCCAACCAGCCTTGCCTGGACCTTTTTGACGTGTATAGATCAAACAGCGATGATTTATACATAAAAAACGACCACATCCATCCGTCAGTTAAAGGACACGAAATAACGGCGGAGGCGATATACCGCAGGATTAAAGACGCCGGATTTATTGAATGA
- a CDS encoding FAD-dependent oxidoreductase yields the protein MTFSSDSPATVIVGAGMSGLTAASELARAGRRCLLLESQDGIGGLSRTYTIDEIPFDLGPHVFFNDPDSEVGAFTNRLIAGEPMLRRPYRFGIEAKGRYWSFPLSAPELLRYPWRYKRQILWNRLVKQRQAGLHPESLASFMTGKSGTACYDDVFSHLIYKKTLLPGSHLHFHWWLRVDRTADNRLEPPPANVLKRGRFFERMARKLAPWYIYPKDGFERLPQLLWERYRQAGGETILNCGPVTLDTDGQTVKSVTVQGNTMPVREVIWTGNINSLNSLLGAAAPKLDYVDMAIICLTYNQQRQAHRPFIYTYHTDPEYVFNRIYYPSNIYGHALPDGREGLCLELNLGEDIKGSSPDELIKLAVANIEKMGLHPGKSLRESRIFMIKDALPVYGLDYQAKMEEAYRSVRVHKNLLAVGRQGGYFFCLSPAAVGQGLKAAKAILASGQPAASV from the coding sequence ATGACCTTTTCAAGTGATTCCCCGGCGACTGTTATAGTCGGCGCGGGCATGTCGGGGCTGACCGCCGCCAGCGAACTGGCCAGGGCCGGGCGCCGCTGCCTGCTGCTTGAGTCCCAGGACGGGATCGGCGGCCTGTCGCGCACATACACCATCGACGAAATACCTTTCGACCTTGGTCCCCACGTGTTCTTCAACGATCCGGATTCGGAGGTGGGTGCGTTCACGAACAGACTTATCGCCGGCGAGCCGATGCTTCGCAGGCCGTACCGTTTCGGCATCGAGGCCAAGGGGCGGTACTGGTCTTTCCCCTTGAGCGCGCCGGAGCTGCTCCGTTATCCCTGGCGATACAAACGCCAGATACTATGGAACCGCCTTGTCAAACAAAGGCAGGCAGGGCTGCATCCGGAGAGCCTTGCCTCGTTCATGACCGGCAAAAGCGGGACCGCCTGCTATGACGATGTGTTCAGCCATCTGATCTACAAAAAGACCCTGCTTCCAGGTTCGCATCTGCATTTCCACTGGTGGCTGCGGGTGGATCGCACCGCGGACAACCGGCTTGAACCGCCGCCGGCGAACGTATTGAAACGAGGCCGGTTTTTCGAGCGCATGGCCCGCAAGCTCGCCCCATGGTACATATACCCAAAGGATGGATTCGAGCGCCTGCCGCAACTTTTATGGGAGCGCTACAGGCAGGCCGGGGGCGAGACCATTTTAAATTGCGGCCCGGTCACCCTGGATACGGACGGCCAGACCGTCAAGAGCGTCACCGTGCAGGGGAATACCATGCCTGTGCGGGAAGTGATCTGGACCGGCAACATAAACAGCCTGAATTCATTGCTGGGGGCCGCCGCGCCTAAACTTGACTATGTGGACATGGCGATCATCTGCCTGACTTATAACCAGCAGCGTCAGGCCCACAGGCCTTTCATCTACACATATCATACGGATCCGGAATACGTGTTCAATAGAATATACTATCCTTCGAATATATACGGCCACGCCCTCCCGGACGGGCGTGAAGGGCTTTGCCTGGAGCTTAACCTGGGCGAGGACATTAAAGGATCAAGTCCGGACGAGCTTATAAAACTGGCTGTGGCCAATATTGAAAAAATGGGGCTCCATCCCGGTAAGAGCCTGCGGGAGAGCCGGATTTTCATGATCAAGGACGCCTTGCCGGTGTACGGGCTGGACTACCAGGCTAAAATGGAGGAGGCGTACCGGAGCGTGCGCGTCCATAAAAACCTGTTGGCGGTGGGGCGGCAGGGGGGGTACTTTTTCTGCCTGTCCCCGGCGGCGGTGGGACAAGGGCTAAAGGCGGCCAAAGCGATCCTTGCGTCCGGCCAGCCGGCGGCAAGTGTGTAA
- a CDS encoding sugar transferase: MSSLTNGRVAFSEDSGLAAMDAAKRVFDLLFAPVILLICLPIFIVVAGLIRMGSDGPVFFLQKRSGRNGRRFRMYKFRTMERRPGWFQKTLASDTDGPMFKKKDDPRVTPIGKVLRRLSLDEIPQLINVLKGDMSLVGPRPLAWKEMAGHEQWRNVRLSVRPGLTGLWQVKGRGTGRFEDWVKYDMEYVANWSLAMDIKILFMTAQAVINKRGAH, translated from the coding sequence ATGAGTTCGCTTACAAATGGCCGCGTTGCGTTTTCCGAGGATTCAGGCCTTGCGGCAATGGACGCGGCCAAAAGGGTGTTTGATCTTTTGTTCGCACCGGTAATTTTGCTGATCTGTCTTCCCATTTTCATCGTTGTGGCGGGCCTTATCCGCATGGGAAGCGACGGGCCGGTGTTTTTCCTGCAGAAACGCTCCGGGCGGAACGGCCGCAGGTTCCGGATGTACAAGTTCCGTACCATGGAAAGGCGCCCGGGGTGGTTCCAGAAAACACTGGCCAGCGACACGGACGGTCCCATGTTCAAGAAAAAAGATGATCCACGGGTCACCCCCATCGGCAAAGTGCTGCGGCGTTTGAGCCTGGACGAGATCCCCCAGCTTATCAATGTGTTAAAAGGGGACATGAGCCTTGTGGGGCCAAGGCCCCTTGCATGGAAGGAAATGGCGGGGCACGAACAGTGGCGCAACGTCAGGCTTTCGGTGCGTCCGGGGCTCACCGGGCTTTGGCAGGTGAAAGGGCGCGGGACCGGCCGTTTTGAAGACTGGGTGAAATACGATATGGAATATGTCGCCAACTGGTCGCTGGCGATGGACATAAAAATTCTGTTCATGACGGCGCAGGCCGTGATCAACAAGAGAGGGGCGCACTGA
- a CDS encoding SPASM domain-containing protein has product MLIMNVNLATLGMDRSTHLKVLKRHFQAFLRHMTGRKLLNFIKTEINLKRKLDLLDSYPYILKIESTNICNVSCAYCYDNRSAPAPGQRPYGRMAPDDFKRLIDEVGQYLFKINLYGFGEPFLFPETYEMIKYASERNIGVGVSSNLNVDEPDFAKRVVGSGLEVLIFSCHGITQETYSNFMRRGNMELAMKNLREIIAERKTQGKQYPMLDWQYCVTKFNQEEAPRAAAIAKEMGVDQIRFIRPDFPEDAPEEWFSDLFPRRAQEVARKAPGGCSWPYRSAYINYDGGILPCCRDVRNTANDFGNVRADGFAAVWNNQKYRAARKMIADSSGGAEKIMCATCPAVQACKDSAALS; this is encoded by the coding sequence ATACTTATCATGAATGTGAATCTGGCCACGCTGGGCATGGACCGCAGCACGCATTTAAAAGTGCTCAAGAGGCATTTTCAGGCCTTTTTGCGCCACATGACCGGCCGCAAGCTTTTAAATTTCATCAAGACCGAGATCAACCTCAAGCGCAAATTGGACCTTCTGGACTCTTACCCGTATATCCTTAAAATCGAGTCCACCAACATCTGCAACGTAAGCTGCGCTTACTGCTATGACAACCGCTCCGCCCCGGCCCCGGGGCAGCGTCCATACGGGCGGATGGCCCCGGACGATTTTAAGCGCCTGATAGACGAGGTGGGCCAATATCTGTTCAAGATCAACCTGTACGGTTTTGGCGAGCCTTTCCTGTTTCCCGAAACGTATGAAATGATCAAGTACGCCAGCGAGCGCAACATCGGCGTCGGCGTATCGTCCAACCTGAATGTGGACGAGCCGGATTTCGCCAAGCGCGTTGTCGGCTCCGGGCTGGAGGTGCTCATCTTCTCGTGCCACGGAATCACCCAGGAGACCTATTCAAACTTCATGCGCAGGGGGAACATGGAGCTTGCCATGAAAAATCTGCGGGAGATCATAGCCGAGCGAAAGACGCAGGGAAAGCAGTACCCCATGCTCGACTGGCAGTATTGCGTGACGAAGTTCAACCAGGAAGAAGCCCCCCGTGCGGCCGCCATCGCCAAGGAAATGGGGGTGGACCAGATACGTTTCATCAGGCCCGATTTCCCGGAGGACGCGCCGGAGGAATGGTTCTCCGACCTTTTCCCCCGCAGGGCCCAGGAAGTGGCGCGAAAGGCTCCCGGCGGATGCTCATGGCCATACCGTTCGGCGTATATCAATTACGACGGGGGGATACTCCCTTGCTGCCGCGACGTGCGCAATACCGCCAACGATTTTGGCAACGTGCGCGCCGACGGCTTTGCCGCGGTGTGGAACAATCAGAAATACCGCGCCGCCCGCAAGATGATCGCCGATTCTTCGGGAGGAGCGGAAAAAATCATGTGCGCCACCTGCCCCGCCGTGCAGGCGTGCAAGGATTCCGCGGCGCTCAGCTAA
- a CDS encoding B12-binding domain-containing radical SAM protein, translated as MKVVLIAPTPPDVAAFGVRGLSSYLKSKGKDVRLVFLPGGVEKYKHKAGFRYEYEKSILDTVVELCSGAGLVGISFMSHYLDRGKQIAAAVKKGCGAPIAVGGIHPTVMPEDCLNFADIVCVGEGEEAMLELVERIEAGRDYSDIQNLWVKKDGRITRNSLRPLAQDLDIFPPYDFGTDGHYIYNNITCKLEPVTKEILKRSFPMEPHIEGSFNDSYKRTLSYKTMTTRGCPHHCTFCAEKTLADLYTGQRYLRKRSIGHIMGELLWVKKELPFVESIFLFDDTFLARPTKEVVEFSKVYKQTIGMPFHIQVSPATVNEEKVEALLDAGLAFVEMGIQSTADSAKALYKRKTSDEAILKAARIFHNHGRRISPPCYHVILDNPWETPADNIQTLKTVLKLPAPFWLKRASLVCFPGTELYARAKADGIIKTEEDEIREIFSKHLHTPKGTYVNMLMYLAGFSRFPRWIIHALAWEPLAKTMDKPWLSGLYTSLYRITEGLIVVSKGIRALARGDFSRIFKYIRSVTSRMS; from the coding sequence ATGAAAGTAGTATTGATCGCCCCCACGCCGCCTGATGTGGCGGCCTTCGGTGTACGCGGCCTTTCCTCCTATCTGAAAAGCAAGGGCAAGGATGTCCGCCTTGTTTTCCTCCCCGGCGGGGTTGAAAAATACAAGCACAAGGCCGGGTTCCGGTATGAGTACGAGAAGTCCATTCTGGACACTGTGGTGGAACTTTGCTCCGGGGCGGGGCTAGTCGGCATTTCGTTCATGAGCCACTACCTGGACCGGGGGAAGCAGATCGCCGCCGCCGTGAAAAAAGGGTGTGGCGCCCCAATTGCCGTGGGCGGGATACACCCCACCGTGATGCCGGAGGATTGCCTGAATTTCGCCGACATCGTATGCGTCGGCGAGGGGGAAGAGGCCATGCTCGAACTGGTGGAACGGATCGAGGCCGGGCGGGACTATTCGGACATACAGAACCTCTGGGTCAAAAAGGACGGCAGGATCACCAGGAATTCGTTGCGGCCATTGGCGCAGGACCTGGACATTTTTCCGCCGTATGATTTCGGCACGGACGGCCACTATATATACAACAATATCACCTGCAAGCTCGAGCCGGTGACCAAGGAGATTCTCAAGCGCTCGTTCCCCATGGAGCCGCACATCGAGGGCTCTTTCAACGACTCGTACAAAAGGACGCTGTCGTACAAGACCATGACCACCCGGGGCTGCCCGCATCACTGCACCTTCTGCGCGGAAAAGACCCTGGCCGACCTGTACACCGGCCAGCGCTACCTTCGCAAACGGAGCATCGGCCACATCATGGGAGAATTGCTGTGGGTGAAAAAGGAGCTTCCCTTCGTGGAAAGCATATTCCTTTTCGACGACACGTTCCTCGCCCGCCCCACAAAGGAGGTGGTGGAATTTTCAAAGGTCTATAAGCAGACCATCGGGATGCCGTTCCACATCCAGGTAAGCCCCGCCACGGTGAACGAGGAGAAAGTTGAGGCGTTGCTGGACGCAGGACTTGCGTTCGTGGAGATGGGTATCCAGTCCACCGCGGACAGCGCCAAGGCGTTGTACAAAAGGAAGACCTCCGACGAGGCCATACTCAAGGCGGCCAGAATATTCCACAACCACGGCAGGCGCATATCGCCGCCGTGCTACCACGTGATCCTGGACAATCCGTGGGAGACGCCGGCGGACAATATCCAGACGCTAAAGACAGTGCTGAAACTTCCCGCGCCATTCTGGCTGAAGAGGGCGTCGCTTGTCTGCTTTCCCGGCACCGAGCTTTACGCCCGGGCCAAGGCGGACGGCATAATAAAGACCGAGGAGGATGAGATAAGGGAGATATTCTCCAAGCATCTGCACACCCCCAAGGGGACGTATGTGAACATGCTGATGTACCTGGCCGGTTTCTCCCGGTTCCCCCGGTGGATCATCCACGCGCTTGCATGGGAGCCGCTTGCCAAGACAATGGACAAACCTTGGCTTTCAGGGCTTTATACCTCGCTTTACCGGATCACAGAAGGGCTTATCGTGGTCTCCAAAGGGATCAGGGCTTTGGCTCGGGGTGATTTTTCCCGGATATTCAAATACATCCGCAGCGTCACTTCTCGGATGTCCTGA
- a CDS encoding acyl--CoA ligase — MMGPQVPVHEMLGHWAAVHPDKDFIYHHGGSYTYSDVEGLSLGFSSFLSCHGVGGGDVVAIMLPRVPELVAAFVGACRTGALPAPVNYLLGEAGVAEFLERASPKVIVTSGKLSGLLPDGATGKSLVVVIEGNMAGAIPWERAVEGVYDARLGVSDPSEVCYLNYTTGSTGNPKGALATHSNIYWNTASCVEAFGMTREDVHLCMFASFAHPHELFARALWTGGSLALLEEISPKAISGMISKRNVTCVMGLSPMYRMMEESISGRKFASLRVAESGGMLTDPGINKGFMKRFGIPVLSVWGSTETTGVALANTPSAYRTDGSIGRPCPGYEVAVIGEGSDDVDNGGVGELAVRGGGVVGGYLESGGGTADGWWRTGDLVRRGGDGYYHFVERRSGMIKSAGLKVYPTQIELALCAHPAVSAAAVVPVEDRLRGQVPAAFVELRADSVAGAEEISEFLRGRLAAYMIPRRLDIVDRLPRIGSGKIDKRGVVRTFVKPLEAAG, encoded by the coding sequence ATGATGGGGCCGCAGGTTCCCGTCCACGAGATGTTGGGCCACTGGGCCGCAGTCCATCCGGACAAGGACTTCATCTATCACCACGGGGGCAGCTACACATATTCTGATGTGGAAGGGCTTTCGCTGGGATTTTCATCGTTCCTTTCATGTCACGGCGTGGGCGGCGGCGACGTGGTGGCCATAATGTTACCGCGCGTTCCGGAGCTTGTGGCCGCGTTTGTGGGCGCCTGCCGCACAGGGGCTTTGCCAGCTCCCGTGAACTACCTGTTGGGAGAGGCGGGGGTGGCTGAGTTTCTGGAACGGGCCTCGCCGAAAGTGATAGTCACCAGCGGGAAACTTTCCGGGCTGCTTCCGGACGGAGCCACCGGCAAATCGCTGGTGGTGGTCATAGAAGGGAATATGGCCGGGGCCATCCCTTGGGAAAGGGCGGTGGAAGGGGTTTATGACGCGCGTCTCGGGGTGAGCGACCCTTCAGAGGTCTGTTACCTGAACTACACCACAGGCTCCACGGGAAATCCGAAGGGAGCGCTGGCCACACATTCGAACATATACTGGAACACGGCGTCATGCGTGGAGGCGTTTGGAATGACCCGGGAGGACGTGCATCTTTGCATGTTCGCATCCTTCGCCCATCCGCACGAGCTTTTCGCCCGGGCGTTGTGGACGGGGGGGTCGCTGGCGCTGTTGGAGGAGATAAGCCCCAAGGCCATATCCGGGATGATTTCAAAACGGAACGTCACTTGCGTGATGGGGCTTTCGCCGATGTACAGAATGATGGAAGAGAGCATTTCGGGAAGGAAATTCGCCTCGTTGCGGGTGGCGGAGAGCGGCGGAATGCTCACCGATCCCGGGATCAATAAAGGTTTCATGAAAAGGTTCGGCATCCCCGTCCTGTCGGTATGGGGAAGCACGGAGACGACAGGAGTTGCGCTGGCCAACACACCATCTGCATACAGGACGGACGGTTCCATCGGGCGGCCATGCCCGGGCTATGAAGTGGCGGTGATCGGGGAAGGCTCCGACGACGTGGACAACGGCGGCGTGGGAGAGCTTGCGGTGCGGGGCGGCGGTGTCGTCGGCGGTTACCTGGAGTCCGGCGGCGGGACGGCGGACGGCTGGTGGCGGACGGGGGACCTTGTGCGCCGTGGCGGCGATGGATATTACCACTTCGTTGAGCGCCGCAGCGGGATGATAAAAAGCGCCGGGCTGAAAGTTTATCCTACGCAGATAGAGCTCGCCTTGTGCGCCCATCCGGCGGTGTCGGCGGCGGCGGTGGTGCCTGTGGAGGACCGGCTACGGGGGCAGGTTCCCGCGGCGTTTGTGGAACTTCGCGCAGACAGTGTGGCCGGCGCGGAGGAAATATCGGAGTTTCTGCGCGGGCGGCTGGCGGCGTATATGATCCCGCGGCGGCTTGATATTGTGGACCGGCTTCCCAGGATAGGGAGCGGGAAAATAGACAAAAGAGGGGTCGTGCGCACATTTGTCAAGCCGCTGGAGGCGGCGGGATGA
- a CDS encoding polysaccharide export protein, which produces MNILVYRHSDLSFSSTYVRMDGQIGMPLIGDVKVEGLTVPEARETLEKLYATYIVNPRIVVAVNKAGSQKIYVLGEVNTPGMIKIDDRISLLQAILRSNGVNRDANISEVLVVRKGKAYKLSLKKVLEGDSSQDVAMLNGDIVYVPPTTISDISRSMAYITTILSPFTQVEGGIILAPQVEEVLRGSSKSSSTSISIPAN; this is translated from the coding sequence TTGAACATTCTTGTGTACAGGCACAGCGACCTTTCATTCAGCTCGACGTATGTCAGGATGGACGGCCAGATAGGCATGCCGTTGATCGGCGACGTGAAGGTGGAAGGGCTGACCGTGCCGGAGGCCAGGGAAACGCTGGAAAAACTTTACGCCACCTATATTGTGAACCCCCGGATAGTGGTGGCGGTGAACAAGGCCGGAAGCCAGAAAATATATGTGCTCGGCGAGGTCAACACGCCGGGAATGATAAAAATAGACGACAGGATTTCCCTTCTGCAGGCCATCCTCCGTTCAAACGGCGTGAATCGTGACGCCAACATTTCTGAAGTGCTGGTTGTACGGAAAGGGAAAGCCTACAAGCTAAGCCTAAAGAAAGTTCTTGAAGGTGATTCTTCCCAGGATGTGGCAATGTTAAACGGGGACATTGTGTACGTTCCGCCCACGACCATTTCCGACATCAGCAGAAGCATGGCGTACATAACCACGATTCTCTCGCCGTTCACCCAGGTGGAGGGGGGCATCATTCTCGCCCCCCAGGTTGAGGAAGTCTTAAGGGGATCTTCGAAAAGCAGTTCGACGAGCATTTCAATCCCCGCCAACTGA
- a CDS encoding B12-binding domain-containing radical SAM protein — MRALLIRPPYSRLKKTGQAPYFPLGIGYIAATLEKAGITAAIYHAENPRLPEERIIEDEEAVFYQRSASQKRYFEALDNDSHPIWEEVRQTIRDFKPDIVGISVLTVEVGSALKISEICKKYNPSLPVVWGGVHPTFNPGDAFVNGTVDFVVRGEGEETFLELCRKIEKGEKDFSGTHGVSFVKEGKIVHNPPRALIEDVDTIPFPASNLILYPESFDYKSMGSMIASRGCPWRCAFCSSRLFWEKKLRLRSPENIIEEIKAIKQKYGVNYIMFWDDSFSVSKKVAIRYCKQIVESGLNITWRTATRADLVDDELLYWMKRAGCVKLEIGVETGSPRMQKLIKKDVDNELVRRACSMIKKSGIAVGAFFMAGFPEETLDDMEQTFALMKDLNLEEVAFNIVDPMPGSDLLTSAVSLGLVDAGADWSRFRFWPDRHFMAHVPPEAFNQKAKEMGAWVYKHNNDFSTKFRKLKSRVWFYIRHDPKTLAIKTAQYIGRRMRVRKLKTGGY; from the coding sequence ATGCGAGCGCTTCTTATCCGCCCGCCCTATTCGCGGCTGAAAAAGACCGGGCAGGCGCCATATTTCCCGCTTGGAATCGGATATATAGCCGCCACGCTGGAAAAGGCCGGCATAACGGCCGCTATTTACCATGCCGAAAATCCCAGGCTTCCCGAAGAGCGGATAATAGAGGACGAAGAGGCGGTTTTCTATCAGCGGTCGGCAAGCCAGAAAAGATATTTCGAGGCTTTGGACAACGACTCCCACCCCATATGGGAAGAGGTGCGGCAGACAATCAGGGATTTCAAACCCGATATTGTGGGGATATCGGTGCTGACCGTCGAAGTCGGCTCCGCCCTTAAAATCAGCGAAATCTGCAAGAAATATAACCCCTCGCTGCCGGTGGTGTGGGGGGGTGTGCACCCGACCTTCAATCCGGGCGACGCGTTCGTGAACGGGACGGTGGACTTTGTTGTGCGCGGGGAAGGGGAGGAGACCTTTCTGGAGCTATGCCGCAAGATCGAAAAAGGCGAGAAAGATTTTAGCGGAACTCATGGCGTGAGCTTCGTGAAGGAAGGGAAAATCGTACACAATCCCCCGCGCGCCCTGATCGAGGATGTGGACACGATACCGTTCCCCGCGTCGAACCTTATCCTGTATCCAGAATCGTTCGACTATAAATCGATGGGGAGCATGATCGCCTCCCGGGGATGCCCGTGGCGGTGCGCCTTTTGTTCGTCCAGGCTTTTCTGGGAGAAGAAGCTGCGGTTGCGTTCGCCGGAAAACATCATCGAAGAGATCAAGGCCATCAAGCAAAAGTACGGCGTCAATTACATCATGTTCTGGGACGATTCGTTCTCCGTCAGCAAGAAGGTGGCCATCAGGTATTGCAAGCAGATAGTTGAGAGCGGGCTGAATATAACGTGGCGCACGGCCACCCGGGCGGACCTTGTGGACGATGAGCTGCTTTACTGGATGAAAAGGGCCGGCTGCGTGAAGCTGGAAATAGGGGTGGAGACCGGAAGCCCCAGGATGCAAAAGCTCATAAAAAAGGATGTGGACAACGAGCTTGTGCGGCGCGCCTGCTCGATGATAAAGAAAAGCGGAATCGCGGTTGGCGCTTTCTTCATGGCCGGATTTCCGGAAGAGACACTCGATGACATGGAGCAGACCTTCGCCCTGATGAAGGACCTCAACCTTGAGGAAGTGGCGTTCAACATCGTCGATCCGATGCCGGGGAGCGACCTTTTGACAAGCGCCGTGAGCCTGGGGCTAGTGGACGCGGGGGCCGACTGGAGCAGGTTCCGTTTCTGGCCGGACAGGCATTTCATGGCGCATGTGCCGCCGGAGGCCTTTAACCAGAAGGCCAAGGAAATGGGCGCCTGGGTATATAAACACAATAACGATTTCTCGACAAAGTTCAGGAAGCTTAAAAGCCGTGTCTGGTTCTACATACGGCACGACCCGAAGACCCTGGCCATCAAGACGGCGCAGTATATCGGCCGGAGGATGCGGGTGCGAAAACTGAAAACCGGCGGCTATTAG
- a CDS encoding alcohol dehydrogenase catalytic domain-containing protein — protein MTFQALTAFAKWVPRAGYAVSPEESKSSLGRVGSMVWKDPVFRFVDTPVPTLSDDEVLIRVHRCGVCGSDTHVYETDASGYILFSGPVRLPCVVGHEYSGVVEAVGGAVKSVKPGALVAAESVLWCGRCLACRSGAVNQCENVELAGLTAPGAMARYAKAKEWHVWNIDSIKERHGLDKALDMGALIEPVGCAFNGLFVAGGGFMPGAAVAVFGLGPIGLSAVALAKIAGASVTLGFDVVQERLEIAAGLGADIVKLSGGCDPVQEIMAATGGRGAEVMVEAAGAGNATVPVMEKAMSRNGKLIYLGRAAQSVPLDANRLVTGAGAFIGARGHSGYGIFGSIIKLMAAGKLDVARMITSRFPFDKSLEAIKASTSRKDGKIMVEI, from the coding sequence ATGACCTTTCAGGCGTTGACGGCCTTTGCCAAATGGGTCCCCCGGGCCGGATATGCCGTGTCACCGGAAGAGTCCAAAAGCTCCCTTGGCCGGGTTGGGAGCATGGTCTGGAAAGACCCGGTCTTCAGGTTCGTGGACACACCCGTTCCAACCCTTTCAGATGACGAAGTCCTGATCCGCGTCCACCGTTGCGGCGTGTGCGGGAGCGACACCCATGTATATGAAACAGACGCTTCCGGTTACATTCTCTTCTCGGGCCCGGTGCGGCTTCCCTGCGTCGTGGGGCACGAGTATTCCGGGGTGGTGGAGGCCGTGGGAGGCGCCGTCAAAAGCGTAAAGCCTGGCGCCCTTGTGGCGGCGGAGAGCGTGCTTTGGTGCGGCCGTTGCCTGGCTTGCCGCAGCGGGGCCGTCAACCAGTGCGAGAATGTGGAGCTTGCCGGGCTCACGGCTCCGGGGGCGATGGCCCGGTACGCCAAAGCCAAGGAATGGCATGTATGGAACATTGACAGCATAAAAGAACGTCATGGACTGGACAAGGCGCTGGACATGGGGGCGCTCATAGAGCCTGTGGGCTGCGCGTTCAACGGACTGTTCGTGGCGGGGGGAGGTTTCATGCCGGGAGCCGCGGTGGCGGTGTTCGGCCTTGGCCCCATCGGTCTTTCGGCGGTGGCGCTGGCGAAAATCGCCGGGGCATCGGTGACGCTCGGGTTTGACGTTGTGCAAGAGCGGCTGGAAATCGCCGCCGGGCTGGGGGCGGACATAGTTAAACTTTCCGGCGGATGCGATCCTGTCCAAGAGATAATGGCGGCCACCGGCGGACGCGGAGCCGAGGTGATGGTGGAGGCGGCCGGGGCGGGAAACGCCACTGTGCCTGTGATGGAGAAGGCGATGTCGCGCAACGGCAAGCTGATCTATCTGGGACGCGCCGCGCAAAGCGTCCCATTGGACGCCAACAGGCTTGTCACCGGCGCCGGGGCGTTCATAGGCGCCCGGGGGCATTCGGGATACGGCATATTCGGCTCCATAATAAAATTGATGGCCGCGGGAAAGCTTGACGTGGCCCGGATGATCACATCCCGGTTCCCGTTTGATAAATCGCTGGAGGCCATCAAGGCGTCCACTTCCCGCAAGGACGGGAAAATCATGGTGGAGATTTAA